One window from the genome of Bdellovibrio sp. NC01 encodes:
- a CDS encoding OsmC family protein, giving the protein MVQGKRYNDLAAKIVAGHFEITAGVTQEKGGGDEGPSPHEILEAALAACTIITVQMYANRKGWKLESTDVKITIDSESKTESKISRELTFKGELDAEQKQRLFEIAEKCPIHNLLESHITITSTMV; this is encoded by the coding sequence ATGGTTCAGGGCAAACGTTATAATGATTTAGCAGCAAAGATCGTAGCAGGACATTTCGAGATCACGGCTGGTGTCACGCAAGAAAAAGGCGGCGGTGACGAAGGCCCAAGTCCTCATGAAATTCTGGAAGCGGCCCTTGCTGCTTGCACGATCATCACAGTGCAGATGTATGCGAACCGTAAAGGTTGGAAGCTGGAATCGACCGATGTCAAAATCACGATCGATTCGGAAAGTAAAACGGAATCAAAAATCTCGCGCGAGTTGACGTTTAAAGGCGAATTGGATGCCGAACAAAAACAGCGTTTGTTTGAAATCGCAGAAAAATGTCCTATCCACAATCTTTTGGAAAGCCACATCACAATCACTTCAACAATGGTATAA
- a CDS encoding gamma-glutamyl-gamma-aminobutyrate hydrolase family protein (Members of this family of hydrolases with an active site Cys residue belong to MEROPS family C26.), giving the protein MSSASAPQNLRLYEWNSGHTLAPMVIPVRVDETPEQAARRYLSEMAKNSCLMNLFENHIPQLPLDGFSLLEENRWEPRVLMIANLPFDYSMHSPRILGFQKVFHRMKERCFILPINANLGLTYEETTEFFQLISNHFPFMVAMGGDDVDPTLYRQINSHCRKVTPSRDQFEAALIKSYVEKDQGFLLGVCRGSQIASVALGYQLIQDVPEQIGHKVAHANDWHTIEIQGTSNNILRSLSSNSSQILVNSIHHQSVVYREGGLLEIAAVASDGVTEATEFKNGKGLLLQFHPELMNNDLGEEILMLALNQRKK; this is encoded by the coding sequence ATGTCTTCAGCAAGCGCTCCGCAGAATTTGCGTCTTTACGAGTGGAACTCTGGGCACACCCTGGCTCCAATGGTCATCCCTGTTCGAGTTGATGAGACTCCCGAACAAGCTGCGCGTCGCTACTTAAGCGAGATGGCTAAAAACTCCTGCCTGATGAATCTTTTTGAAAATCACATTCCGCAACTCCCTTTGGATGGTTTTTCTTTGCTTGAAGAAAACCGCTGGGAGCCACGGGTATTGATGATCGCAAACTTGCCGTTCGATTATTCAATGCATTCGCCACGCATTCTTGGTTTTCAAAAGGTCTTTCATCGTATGAAAGAACGCTGCTTCATTCTGCCGATCAATGCCAACCTGGGATTGACGTACGAAGAAACCACAGAGTTCTTCCAGTTAATTTCAAACCACTTCCCGTTCATGGTTGCCATGGGTGGTGATGACGTTGATCCAACCTTGTATCGCCAAATCAACTCTCATTGCCGCAAGGTCACTCCTTCGCGCGATCAGTTCGAAGCTGCGTTGATTAAGTCTTACGTGGAAAAAGATCAGGGCTTCTTACTTGGCGTTTGCCGCGGTTCACAGATCGCTTCAGTGGCGCTGGGTTATCAGTTGATTCAAGACGTGCCTGAACAAATCGGTCACAAAGTTGCACACGCCAATGACTGGCACACGATTGAAATCCAAGGCACAAGTAATAATATTTTGCGCTCTTTGAGTTCAAACAGTTCACAAATCTTGGTGAACTCTATTCACCATCAATCTGTCGTTTATCGTGAAGGCGGCTTGCTTGAAATTGCTGCGGTTGCATCAGATGGTGTCACTGAAGCGACGGAATTTAAGAACGGCAAAGGCTTGCTTTTGCAGTTCCATCCAGAACTTATGAATAACGATTTAGGCGAAGAGATCTTGATGCTCGCTTTGAATCAAAGAAAGAAATAG
- a CDS encoding pirin family protein has translation MITVRKSADRGNAEHGWLKSRHTFSFADYYDPRFMGFSNLRVINEDRIAGATGFDTHGHRDMEIISYVIEGELKHQDSMGTNTVIKPGEVQRMSAGTGVRHSEYNNLSDKETHFLQIWITPEKTGITPSYGQKSFANDFSCSDMILVASRDGRNGSITINQDVDMYAVKAQDIGEKKLKTYPHRHIWVQVIKGDVTADGTALQAGDGAAIQEVESVKLQWSKDAEFIVFDLP, from the coding sequence ATGATCACAGTTAGAAAATCAGCAGACAGAGGCAACGCAGAACACGGTTGGTTGAAATCCCGCCACACATTCTCTTTCGCGGATTATTACGATCCACGTTTTATGGGCTTTAGTAACTTGCGCGTGATTAACGAAGACCGCATCGCGGGTGCGACGGGCTTCGATACCCACGGCCATCGCGATATGGAGATTATTTCTTACGTTATCGAGGGCGAGTTAAAGCATCAAGACTCAATGGGTACTAACACAGTGATCAAACCTGGCGAAGTACAAAGAATGAGTGCTGGCACAGGTGTTCGTCACTCAGAGTATAATAACTTGAGCGATAAAGAGACGCACTTCCTGCAAATTTGGATCACTCCAGAAAAAACAGGAATCACTCCAAGCTATGGTCAGAAATCTTTCGCAAATGATTTTTCATGCAGCGATATGATTCTGGTGGCATCACGCGACGGTCGCAATGGTTCGATTACAATCAACCAAGACGTCGATATGTATGCAGTGAAAGCGCAAGACATTGGTGAGAAAAAATTGAAAACGTACCCACATCGTCACATTTGGGTGCAAGTGATTAAAGGTGACGTAACAGCCGACGGAACTGCTTTGCAAGCGGGCGATGGCGCCGCAATCCAAGAAGTTGAATCCGTAAAACTTCAATGGAGCAAAGACGCGGAATTTATCGTTTTCGATCTTCCGTAA
- a CDS encoding PHB depolymerase family esterase yields the protein MSAAQKLCVVLFLVLSSCNKFSSNDSTTTQDPSSGITSSTNQTVGIYPHKIDFYIPSGATSAIVFLHGGGGKKEGIEYSLGFKTTNTTTSYVLTSSAQTWLANNHVMAVFPQGQNVTGNNWTWSNYVMISGADDVAFLQALVTSIKANYPSVTKVYLAGHSNGGMMANRMWCESPSTFDGYAALAGPPSVHLDASSDHPCAPSTVKPFISIVGDRDRVLATTNNMAAATWTINSNLVTEPSAWYDASPTVLNDKLYYSVRTNLKCATTPATPTVSGQVTTYGDCSGSLKLMIIASTGTALNPTGGDHCLGSASDVSLPCLTNLAGDTGLDLKTEIFNFLKNF from the coding sequence ATGTCGGCAGCTCAGAAATTATGCGTAGTTCTGTTTTTGGTTTTGTCATCTTGTAACAAGTTTTCTTCAAACGACTCGACGACGACTCAAGATCCGTCTTCAGGTATCACGAGTTCTACCAATCAGACGGTTGGCATTTATCCCCATAAGATTGATTTCTACATTCCAAGTGGAGCGACATCGGCGATCGTCTTTCTTCACGGTGGTGGTGGTAAAAAGGAAGGCATCGAATATTCCTTGGGCTTTAAAACTACAAATACCACAACGTCTTATGTACTGACCTCAAGCGCACAGACGTGGCTGGCTAATAATCATGTGATGGCGGTTTTTCCCCAAGGACAAAACGTAACGGGTAATAATTGGACTTGGTCAAATTACGTCATGATTTCTGGCGCAGACGATGTGGCATTTCTTCAAGCATTGGTGACTTCGATTAAAGCAAATTATCCATCTGTGACTAAAGTGTATTTGGCAGGACATTCTAATGGCGGAATGATGGCGAATCGTATGTGGTGCGAATCTCCATCGACATTTGATGGTTATGCTGCTTTGGCGGGACCTCCATCCGTTCATTTGGATGCAAGTAGTGATCATCCCTGCGCACCTAGTACCGTAAAACCATTCATAAGCATTGTCGGGGATCGCGATCGTGTTTTGGCCACGACCAATAATATGGCTGCAGCAACTTGGACTATCAATTCTAATTTGGTTACAGAGCCAAGCGCTTGGTATGACGCAAGCCCAACGGTGTTGAACGATAAATTGTATTATTCTGTTCGAACGAATTTAAAATGTGCCACGACGCCTGCAACGCCAACGGTATCAGGACAAGTTACGACTTATGGTGATTGTTCTGGTTCGTTAAAGCTAATGATTATTGCTTCAACGGGAACGGCTTTGAACCCAACAGGAGGCGATCATTGTCTGGGATCAGCAAGTGACGTCAGCTTGCCATGTTTAACGAATCTTGCCGGCGACACCGGCCTGGATCTGAAGACCGAGATTTTTAATTTCTTAAAGAACTTCTAA
- a CDS encoding TMEM175 family protein: MNKGRLEAFSDGVIAIIITIMVLELKVPHSPDLSALSELIPVFISYILSFIYVGIYWNNHHHLMHSIHKVNGGILWANLHLLFWLSLVPFTTSWMGENHFPTVPVVIYGVNLMMCGIAYTILTYVLLRSEGADSNLAQAVKCDYKGKISVVAYAIAIAAAFYHSWISYAVYISVAAMWLVPDRRIEKILLGEHKV; encoded by the coding sequence ATGAATAAGGGACGTCTGGAAGCATTTAGTGATGGTGTGATTGCAATTATCATTACGATCATGGTGTTGGAACTAAAAGTTCCGCACTCTCCGGATCTTTCAGCGTTGTCAGAACTTATTCCGGTGTTCATCAGCTATATTCTAAGTTTCATTTATGTGGGTATTTATTGGAACAATCACCATCACTTAATGCATTCAATTCATAAAGTGAATGGTGGAATTCTGTGGGCGAACTTGCATCTGCTGTTTTGGTTATCTTTGGTGCCGTTTACAACATCGTGGATGGGCGAAAATCATTTCCCCACAGTTCCCGTTGTGATTTATGGCGTGAACCTGATGATGTGTGGGATCGCTTATACGATTTTAACTTATGTGTTGTTGCGCTCTGAAGGTGCAGATTCTAATTTAGCGCAAGCGGTGAAGTGTGACTATAAAGGCAAGATTTCAGTTGTGGCATACGCGATTGCGATTGCAGCGGCTTTCTATCATTCGTGGATTTCTTATGCGGTTTACATTTCTGTCGCCGCGATGTGGTTAGTTCCAGACCGTCGTATTGAGAAAATCTTATTGGGCGAACACAAAGTCTAA